Proteins co-encoded in one Mycobacterium mantenii genomic window:
- a CDS encoding inositol monophosphatase family protein, whose protein sequence is MTPSDDELAVLRSVAETLAADAAAFVRRRRAEVFGADAGSWNAQDGGAVRSKSTPTDPVTVVDTETERLLRDRLAELRPGEPILGEEGGGPTDPAGTPAGSVTWVLDPIDGTVNFVYGIPAYAVSVGAQVNGESVAGAVADVVGRRVYSAALGLGAHVTDDDGTQPLQSAAVDDLSMALLGTGFGYSRQRRAAQAALLARLLPVVRDVRRIGSAALDLCMVASGRLDAYYEHGLQVWDRAAGALIAAEAGARVVLPAPGVDGAGLALAAAPGIADELLAVLERFNGLDPILD, encoded by the coding sequence GTGACCCCTTCCGATGACGAGCTCGCAGTGCTGCGCTCGGTCGCCGAAACCCTGGCCGCGGACGCCGCCGCATTCGTGAGGCGTCGGCGGGCAGAGGTTTTCGGCGCCGACGCGGGCAGCTGGAACGCCCAAGACGGTGGCGCGGTGCGATCGAAGAGCACCCCGACCGATCCGGTGACCGTGGTCGACACCGAAACGGAGCGGCTGTTGCGCGACCGGTTGGCCGAATTACGGCCCGGGGAGCCGATTCTCGGCGAGGAAGGCGGCGGCCCGACCGACCCGGCGGGCACGCCGGCCGGATCGGTCACCTGGGTTCTCGATCCCATCGACGGCACGGTGAATTTCGTCTACGGCATCCCCGCCTACGCCGTGTCGGTCGGAGCACAGGTCAACGGCGAGTCGGTGGCCGGGGCCGTCGCCGACGTCGTCGGGCGCCGGGTGTACTCGGCGGCTCTCGGCCTGGGTGCGCATGTCACCGACGACGACGGCACGCAGCCGCTGCAGAGCGCTGCCGTCGACGATTTGTCGATGGCGTTGCTGGGCACCGGGTTCGGCTATTCGCGGCAGCGCCGCGCGGCGCAGGCGGCGCTGTTGGCGCGCCTGCTGCCGGTGGTCCGCGATGTCCGTCGCATCGGTTCGGCCGCACTGGATCTGTGCATGGTCGCCTCGGGTCGGCTCGATGCCTACTACGAGCACGGCCTGCAGGTGTGGGACCGCGCCGCGGGCGCGCTGATCGCCGCGGAGGCCGGGGCGCGGGTGGTCCTGCCCGCACCCGGAGTGGACGGGGCCGGTTTGGCGCTGGCCGCCGCGCCCGGAATCGCCGACGAGCTGTTGGCCGTCCTGGAGCGGTTCAACGGCCTGGATCCGATTCTGGACTGA
- the cei gene encoding envelope integrity protein Cei has product MVTQITEGTAFDKHGRPFRRRNPQPAIVVVILLAVATGVIWTIALTRPAKVHEAAVCNPPPQSTGSAPAQLGEHVSRSAMMDVTPAKLADTKVRVLNASGRGGQAGDVAGAMKDLGFAQPTAANDPLYAGTRLTCQGQIRFGTAGQATAAAVWLVAPCTELFNDNRADDSVDLSLGTDFSALAHNDDIDAVLATLRPGATEPSDPTLLAKIHASSC; this is encoded by the coding sequence GTGGTCACGCAAATCACCGAGGGTACAGCTTTTGACAAGCACGGTCGGCCTTTTCGGCGGCGCAACCCCCAGCCCGCCATCGTCGTGGTGATTCTTCTCGCAGTGGCCACCGGCGTGATCTGGACGATCGCTTTGACGCGGCCCGCCAAGGTGCACGAGGCCGCGGTGTGCAATCCCCCGCCGCAGTCGACCGGTTCAGCGCCGGCCCAGCTGGGTGAGCACGTGTCGCGCAGCGCCATGATGGACGTCACGCCCGCCAAGCTCGCCGACACCAAAGTCCGGGTCCTCAACGCCAGCGGGCGGGGCGGACAGGCCGGCGACGTCGCCGGGGCCATGAAAGATCTCGGCTTCGCGCAACCGACCGCCGCAAATGACCCCCTCTATGCAGGCACCCGACTCACGTGCCAGGGCCAAATCCGGTTCGGCACCGCCGGACAGGCCACCGCGGCCGCCGTGTGGCTGGTGGCGCCGTGCACCGAACTCTTCAACGACAACCGCGCCGACGACTCCGTCGACCTGTCCCTGGGCACCGACTTCAGCGCGCTGGCGCACAACGACGACATCGATGCCGTGCTCGCCACCCTGCGTCCCGGCGCCACCGAGCCCTCAGATCCCACGCTGCTGGCCAAGATTCACGCCAGCAGCTGCTGA
- a CDS encoding DUF4193 domain-containing protein has protein sequence MPTDYDAPRRTETDDVSEDSLEELKARRNEAASAVVDVDESESAENFELPGADLSGEELSVRVIPKQADEFTCASCFLVQHRSRLASEKNGMMICTDCAA, from the coding sequence ATGCCTACCGACTACGACGCTCCACGGCGTACCGAAACCGACGACGTTTCGGAGGACTCGCTGGAGGAGCTCAAAGCGCGACGGAACGAGGCGGCTTCGGCCGTCGTCGATGTCGACGAATCTGAATCCGCTGAGAACTTTGAACTGCCTGGCGCCGACCTGTCCGGTGAAGAGCTGTCGGTGCGCGTGATTCCGAAGCAGGCCGACGAGTTTACCTGCGCGAGCTGCTTCCTGGTGCAACACCGCAGCCGGCTGGCCAGCGAGAAGAACGGCATGATGATCTGTACCGACTGCGCGGCCT